The Streptococcus oralis region CTACTGCGGGTGTATAAACGACTAAAGGTTTAATGGTTGAGCCTGGGCTACGCTTAGACTGAGTGGCATAGTTGAAATTGCGAAAACCTGGTTTGTCATCACTAGCTACACGACCAACAACTCCACGCACTCCACCAGTCTTGGGTTCTAGAGCGACACTACCTGATTCGGCATGTGTTCCGTCTTCTGCTGTTGGAAATAGCGAAGTGTTTTCGTAAATAACCTGCATGTTTGCTTGGTAGTTTTGGTCAAGCTCTGTGTAGATTCGGTAGCCGTTGTTGACAATCTCTTCTTCTGTAAGATTGTACTTGGAAACTGCTTCGTTGACAACTGCATCAAAATAGGACGGGTAACGATAATCTGAAACCTTGCCTTCATACTTATCTTGCAGTTGAGAAGCCATATCTACTCCAGCCGCTTCGGTTTCTTGATTTTTATCAATATAGCCTGCTGCAACCATATTTTGCAAAACAGTATCCCTACGGTTGGTCGAAGTCTCAACAGAATTTAATGGATTATACAATTCTGGTCCCTTGAGCATCCCTGCCAGAGTGGCCGCCTGATCAAGCGTTAGTTGTGAAGCCGATACACCGAAATATTTCTTACTTGCATCTTCAACACCCCATACCCCATTTCCAAAGTAGGCGTTATTGAGGTACATAGTAAGGATTTGTTCCTTGCTGTATTTTTTTGTTAACTCTAAGGCAAGGAAAAACTCCTTGGCCTTCCGTTCAACGGTCTGGTCCTGAGAAAGGTAGGCATTTTTTGCCAACTGTTGAGTGATGGTGGACCCCCCTCCAGAACGGCCTGCTGTAAGGATGGCTAGAAAGAAACGACCGTAGTTAATCCCATCATTTTTATAAAAGGAACGGTCCTCTGTCGCGACGACAGCATTCTGCAAGTCTTTACTGATATCTGTCAGTTCAACATAGGTTCCTTTTTGACCTGATAGGGCTCCTGCCTCTTTTTCTTCGCGGTCAAAAATCAGAGTTCGCGTTTTCAAGGCATTTTGCAAGTCATTGACATTGGTCGACTTGGCTATCGCAAATAGGTAGGTTCCTACTAGCAAACCTGCACTTAACCCTAAAATGATGACGATCTTTGTCAGATGATAACGACGCCAAAATTTCCGAATTGGGCCTACTTGGGACAATTTTTTTCTATCGCTCCGTGAACGACGCATGCTAGTCGAATCAGACTCCGCTGATTCATTCGTTTCTTTTTTAAAGAGAGAAAGAAACTTCTCAAATAATTTATCTAATTTCATGCGTTTATTTTATCATCTTCACCATAGGAACTCAAGAATTTAGCTACTCCCTATCCAAATAGGGCTTTTTTTGTTACAATATCTGTATGCAATTCACATTTACACTACCCGAATCCTTGCCTCAAATGACGGTCAAACAATTTTTAGAGGAACAACTCCTCATCCCTAGAAAAATTCGCCATTTTTTGAGAACAAAGAAGAACATCTTAATTAACCACAAAGAAGTTCACTGGAACGAGATAGTCAAGCCAGGGGACATTTGTCAGTTGACTTTTGACGAGGAAGATTATCCCAAAAAAGAAATCCTTTGGGGCAACCCAGACCTCGTTCAAGAGGTTTATCAAGACCAACATCTCATTATCGTCAACAAGCCAGAGGGAATGAAAACTCACGGAAATCAACCTGGTGAAATTGCCCTTCTCAACCACGTCTCTGCCTACGTTGACCAAACCTGCTATGTCGTTCATCGCTTGGATATGGAAACAAGCGGTTTAGTGCTTTTTGCTAAAAATCCTTTTATCTTACCTATCCTCAATCGTTTGTTGGAAAAAAAGGAAATCGCTCGTGATTACTGGGCACTTATAGAAGGGCGAGTAGAGAGTAAAGAACTTGTCTTTCGAGATAAAATTGGTCGTGATCGACACGATCGTAGAAAAAGAATAGTCGATGCCAAAAATGGACAATATGCTGAAACACATATCAGTCGATTAAAGCAATTTCCAAACAAGACTACCCTTGTCCGTTGCAAACTAAAGACCGGTCGAACGCATCAGATTCGTGTTCACCTTTCTCATCACAAGCATCCTATCTTGGGCGATCCTCTCTATAACTCTAGATCAAAAGTAAGCAGGCTCATGCTTCATGCCTTTCGACTTTCTTTTACTCATCCACTCACCTTAGAACAATTGAGTTTTACTGCCCTCTCAGATACTTTCGAAACAGAATTAAAACAAAATGGATGATAGCATCATCCATTTTTCTATATAATAAAAGCAAGACCAGAAGGCCTTGCTTTTATCGACTCAAGAATTATTTAGCGATTTTTGCAAAGTATTCAAGAGTACGTACAAGTTGTGCAGTGTATGACATTTCGTTGTCGTACCATGATACAACTTTAACCAATTGTTTACCGTCAACGTCAAGAACTTTAGTTTGAGTTGCGTCAAACAATGAACCGTAAGACATACCTACGATATCTGAAGATACGATTGGATCTTCTGTGTAACCGTATGATTCGTTTGAAGCTGCTTTCATAGCTGCGTTCACTTCATCAACAGTAACGTTCTTTTCAAGAACTGCTACCAATTCAGTAACTGATCCAGTTGGAGTTGGAACACGTTGTGCAGATCCGTCAAGTTTACCGTTCAATTCTGGGATTACAAGACCGATAGCTTTAGCAGCACCAGTTGAGTTAGGAACGATGTTTGCAGCACCAGCGCGAGCACGGCGAAGGTCACCACCACGGTGTGGTCCGTCAAGGATCATTTGGTCACCAGTGTAAGCGTGGATAGTAGTCATCAATCCTTCTACAACACCGAAGTTGTCTTGAAGAGCTTTAGCCATTGGAGCCAAGCAGTTTGTAGTACATGAAGCACCTGAGATAACTGTTTCAGTACCGTCAAGAACGTCGTGGTTAGTGTTGAATACGATTGTTTTAACATCGTTTCCACCAGGAGCAGTGATAACAACTTTCTTAGCTCCACCTTTAAGGTGTTTTTCAGCTGCATCTTTCTTAGCAAAGAAACCAGTTGCTTCAAGAACGATTTC contains the following coding sequences:
- the pbp2a gene encoding penicillin-binding protein PBP2A, producing MKLDKLFEKFLSLFKKETNESAESDSTSMRRSRSDRKKLSQVGPIRKFWRRYHLTKIVIILGLSAGLLVGTYLFAIAKSTNVNDLQNALKTRTLIFDREEKEAGALSGQKGTYVELTDISKDLQNAVVATEDRSFYKNDGINYGRFFLAILTAGRSGGGSTITQQLAKNAYLSQDQTVERKAKEFFLALELTKKYSKEQILTMYLNNAYFGNGVWGVEDASKKYFGVSASQLTLDQAATLAGMLKGPELYNPLNSVETSTNRRDTVLQNMVAAGYIDKNQETEAAGVDMASQLQDKYEGKVSDYRYPSYFDAVVNEAVSKYNLTEEEIVNNGYRIYTELDQNYQANMQVIYENTSLFPTAEDGTHAESGSVALEPKTGGVRGVVGRVASDDKPGFRNFNYATQSKRSPGSTIKPLVVYTPAVEAGWALNKQLDNHTMQYNSYQVDNYAGIKTSPEVPMYQALAESLNLPAVATVNELGIDKAFDAGERFGLNMEKVDRVLGVALGGGVETNPLQMAQAYAAFANGGLMPEAHFITRIENASGQVIKSHKNSQKRVIDKSVADKMTSMMLGTFTNGTGISSSPADYVMAGKTGTTEAVFNPEYTSDQWVIGYTPDVVISHWLGFPTTDESHYLAGSTSNGAAHVFRSMANTILPYTPGSTFTVENAYKQNGIEPENTKKQVVENETNQSEDPIGDIRSRAQNLVDEAGRAISEAKIKEKAQTIWDSILNLFR
- the gap gene encoding type I glyceraldehyde-3-phosphate dehydrogenase produces the protein MVVKVGINGFGRIGRLAFRRIQNVEGVEVTRINDLTDPVMLAHLLKYDTTQGRFDGTVEVKEGGFEVNGKFVKVSAERDPEQIDWATDGVEIVLEATGFFAKKDAAEKHLKGGAKKVVITAPGGNDVKTIVFNTNHDVLDGTETVISGASCTTNCLAPMAKALQDNFGVVEGLMTTIHAYTGDQMILDGPHRGGDLRRARAGAANIVPNSTGAAKAIGLVIPELNGKLDGSAQRVPTPTGSVTELVAVLEKNVTVDEVNAAMKAASNESYGYTEDPIVSSDIVGMSYGSLFDATQTKVLDVDGKQLVKVVSWYDNEMSYTAQLVRTLEYFAKIAK
- a CDS encoding RluA family pseudouridine synthase, with product MQFTFTLPESLPQMTVKQFLEEQLLIPRKIRHFLRTKKNILINHKEVHWNEIVKPGDICQLTFDEEDYPKKEILWGNPDLVQEVYQDQHLIIVNKPEGMKTHGNQPGEIALLNHVSAYVDQTCYVVHRLDMETSGLVLFAKNPFILPILNRLLEKKEIARDYWALIEGRVESKELVFRDKIGRDRHDRRKRIVDAKNGQYAETHISRLKQFPNKTTLVRCKLKTGRTHQIRVHLSHHKHPILGDPLYNSRSKVSRLMLHAFRLSFTHPLTLEQLSFTALSDTFETELKQNG